The following coding sequences lie in one Apium graveolens cultivar Ventura chromosome 3, ASM990537v1, whole genome shotgun sequence genomic window:
- the LOC141711004 gene encoding exonuclease 1: protein MGIKDLLRFLKPYVEPIHIKKYAGKRVGIDAYSWLHKGAYSCSMELCLNMDGDKKLQYLKYFMHRINLLRYHKITPVVVFDGGNLPCKAGTENERYMKRKMNRDLAMENKKNGNISAASELFRRAVSITPAMAHQLIQILRLENIEFVVAPYEADAQLAYLSTMAAEQGGIDAVISEDSDLLAYGCPAVIFKMDREGNGEEILMDKLFNSVSCLPSFRNFDINLFLGMCVLAGCDFLPSIPGIGISKAYSLVSKYRNLDRVLSILKFEKGNQVPEDYVKSFKEAIAVFQHARIYDTLSKTLKHMKPLPEITLETLGNELNFLGSDISPSMAISIAEGKLNPCTMKAFPSSDTSYTTTFYDDKLLHEMKTNASQESCFTVVSSHKSIGKRITVMEKEPVLEEMKHLLEPEGKKYLNESLALEKLVMPFRSGSAGEITLVTEKYLPMLPDNNPFKKRKVNEHLVLDNDQAKGFIEPDSVVTEVECLEMGNLEELVLENDQTESFNQQSSTVTKVESLELLYVTPDSQKSVKSKPMKITEEKKGKLVKKIKKSDGTNSENRKNSILNFFTKV from the exons ATGGGCATAAAAGATCTTTTAAGGTTCTTGAAGCCATATGTTGAACCCATCCATATCAAGAAATATGCTGGCAAAAGA GTGGGGATTGATGCTTATTCATGGCTCCATAAAGGAG CTTATTCATGTAGTATGGAGCTTTGTCTAAATATGGATGGTGACAAGAAATTGCAGTACTTGAAGTATTTTATGCATCGTATTAATTTGCTTCGTTATCATAAAATCACACCGGTGGTTGTTTTTGATGGTGGGAACCTCCCGTGTAAGGCTGGGACGGAGAATGAGCGCTACAT GAAAAGAAAGATGAATCGTGATTTGGCTATGGAGAATAAAAAGAATGGGAATATTAGTGCTGCATCTGAGCTGTTTCGA AGAGCAGTAAGTATAACTCCAGCTATGGCACATCAACTGATTCAG ATTCTGAGGTTGGAGAACATTGAGTTTGTTGTAGCTCCTTATGAGGCTGATGCGCAATTAGCATACCTGTCCACTATGGCAGCCGAACAAGGTGGAATAGATGCAGTGATATCAGAGGACAGTGATCTGCTGGCTTATGGTTGCCCAGCT GTTATTTTTAAGATGGACCGTGAGGGGAATGGTGAGGAGATATTAATGGACAAGCTCTTCAATTCAGTTTCTTGTCTACCTTCCTTCCGAAATTTTGACATAAACTTGTTCTTAG GTATGTGCGTTTTAGCTGGCTGTGACTTCCTTCCATCTATTCCAGGAATTGGGATCTCAAAGGCTTATTCATTAGTTTCCAAGTATAGGAACTTAGACCGA GTTCTTTCAATTTTAAAATTTGAGAAGGGTAATCAAGTTCCTGAAGATTATGTAAAATCCTTCAAAGAGGCCATTGCAGTTTTTCAGCATGCTCGCAT ATATGATACCCTCTCGAAGACTCTTAAGCACATGAAACCTCTTCCAGAAATTACATTAGAGACTCTTGGCAATGAACTTAATTTCTTGGGATC AGATATATCTCCTTCAATGGCAATTTCGATTGCTGAAGGTAAACTAAATCCGTGTACAATGAAGGCTTTCCCAAGTTCGGATACTTCATATACTACTACTTTCTATGATGACAAACTCTTGCATGAGATGAAAACTAATGCCTCTCAGGAAAGCTGCTTTACTGTAGTTTCTAGCCATAAAAGCATAGGAAAAAGAATTACAG TTATGGAGAAGGAACCAGTTTTGGAAGAAATGAAGCATCTACTTGAGCCGGAGGGAAAGAAGTACTTAAATGAGTCCTTAGCACTTGAGAAACTGGTAATGCCTTTCAGAAGCGGATCCGCAGGAGAAATTACATTAGTTACTGAGAAATATCTGCCGATGCTGCCCGATAACAACCCCTTCAAGAAAAGAAAAGTAAACGAACATCTGGTGCTAGACAATGATCAAGCAAAGGGTTTTATTGAACCAGATTCTGTGGTAACTGAGGTTGAATGCTTGGAAATGGGAAATTTAGAAGAACTTGTGTTGGAGAATGACCAAACAGAGAGTTTTAACCAACAAAGCTCTACGGTAACAAAGGTTGAAAGCTTGGAACTCTTATATGTAACTCCAGATTCACAAAAAAGTGTGAAGTCCAAGCCTATGAAGATtactgaagagaagaaaggtAAACTTGTAAAGAAGATTAAAAAGAGTGATGGCACCAATTCTGAAAATAGGAAAAACAGTATTCTGAATTTCTTTACCAAAGTATAA